One window from the genome of Deinococcus arcticus encodes:
- a CDS encoding methylmalonyl-CoA mutase family protein — MKSKNEWMQSVYGPATQKFPERKYNFKNLSDMEPEPIYTADDLGSWDAARDLGYPGEFPYTRGVQPSVYRGKLWTMRMFAGFGSAEQTNERFHALLKAGQTGLSTAFDLPTLMGYDSDHPFSRGEVGKCGVAVSSLADMEILFRGIDPTAVTTSMTINSPANAIWAMYIANAQKQGKDLGQVGGTIQNDILKEFIAQKEFIYPPAPSVKLVIDTFEWGPRVVPKWNFVSVSGYHIREAGATGVQELAFTLADGFHYVEKALERGLNIDEFAPRISFFWDIHNDFFEEIAKLRAARRIWARQMRDRYGAKNPRSWMLRTHSQTAGVSLPAQQPLNNIARVAIQALAAVLGGTQSLHTDSFDEALALPTEEAATIALRTQQIIAYETGVAGVVDPLAGSYYVEKLTNDIEAAAMGYIEQIRMMGGVEAGIESGFFQLEMAEAAYRYQQEVERGDRIIVGVNDFVQDAVEVPIQLIDPEVERVQEARLAQVRRERDPMRVEAALAALRDTAVTGANSMPAFLECAHAYCTLGEQMDVLKTVYGEYVEPAVV; from the coding sequence ATGAAAAGCAAGAACGAGTGGATGCAGAGCGTGTACGGCCCAGCCACCCAGAAATTCCCCGAGCGCAAATACAACTTCAAGAACCTCTCGGACATGGAGCCCGAGCCGATTTACACGGCTGACGACCTGGGCAGCTGGGACGCGGCGCGCGACCTGGGCTATCCCGGCGAGTTTCCGTACACGCGCGGCGTACAGCCCAGCGTGTACCGGGGCAAGCTGTGGACCATGCGCATGTTCGCGGGCTTTGGCAGCGCCGAGCAGACCAACGAGCGCTTTCACGCCCTGCTGAAAGCCGGGCAGACGGGCCTGAGCACCGCCTTTGACCTGCCCACGCTGATGGGCTACGACTCGGACCACCCCTTTTCCAGGGGCGAGGTGGGCAAGTGCGGCGTGGCGGTGAGCAGCCTCGCAGACATGGAGATTCTGTTCCGGGGCATTGATCCCACGGCCGTGACCACCTCCATGACCATCAACAGTCCGGCCAACGCCATCTGGGCCATGTACATCGCCAATGCCCAGAAGCAGGGCAAGGACCTGGGGCAGGTGGGCGGCACCATTCAGAACGACATCCTGAAAGAGTTCATTGCCCAGAAGGAATTCATCTACCCGCCGGCGCCCAGCGTGAAGCTGGTGATTGACACCTTCGAGTGGGGCCCCAGGGTGGTGCCCAAATGGAACTTCGTCTCGGTGAGCGGGTACCACATCCGCGAAGCCGGGGCCACCGGGGTACAGGAACTGGCCTTTACCCTGGCCGACGGCTTCCACTACGTGGAAAAGGCGCTGGAACGGGGCCTGAACATTGACGAGTTCGCGCCGCGCATCAGCTTTTTCTGGGACATTCACAATGACTTTTTCGAGGAGATCGCCAAGCTGCGCGCCGCGAGGCGCATCTGGGCGCGGCAGATGCGCGACCGTTACGGCGCGAAGAACCCCCGCAGCTGGATGCTGCGCACGCACTCGCAGACAGCCGGCGTGAGCCTGCCGGCGCAGCAGCCGCTGAACAACATCGCCCGGGTGGCGATTCAGGCGCTGGCCGCCGTGCTGGGCGGCACCCAGAGCCTGCACACCGACTCGTTTGACGAGGCGCTGGCCCTGCCCACCGAGGAAGCCGCCACCATCGCCCTGCGCACCCAGCAGATCATCGCCTATGAAACGGGCGTGGCCGGCGTGGTCGACCCGCTGGCCGGCAGCTACTACGTGGAAAAGCTGACCAACGACATTGAAGCCGCCGCCATGGGCTATATCGAGCAGATTCGCATGATGGGCGGGGTGGAGGCTGGCATCGAGAGCGGCTTTTTCCAGCTGGAAATGGCCGAGGCCGCCTACCGCTACCAGCAGGAAGTGGAGCGGGGCGACCGCATCATCGTGGGTGTGAACGACTTTGTGCAGGACGCGGTGGAGGTGCCCATCCAGCTGATTGACCCGGAGGTGGAGCGGGTACAGGAAGCCCGGCTGGCGCAGGTGCGCCGCGAGCGCGACCCCATGCGGGTGGAAGCGGCGCTGGCCGCCCTGCGCGACACGGCCGTGACGGGCGCCAACTCCATGCCCGCGTTCCTGGAGTGCGCCCACGCCTACTGCACGCTGGGCGAGCAGATGGATGTGCTCAAGACCGTGTACGGGGAGTACGTGGAACCCGCCGTGGTGTAA